From Heliomicrobium modesticaldum Ice1, a single genomic window includes:
- a CDS encoding pyridoxal phosphate-dependent aminotransferase, with translation MNLSKKGLSIHPSPTLSIDAKAKKMRSEGVDVIGFGAGEPDFDTPDHVKQAAIAAIEAGFTKYTPASGTLELKQAICDKLKAENGVDYAPANIIVSNGAKHSLVNAFEAICNPGDEVIIPAPYWVSYPEMVKLVDAVPVFVYTTEESRFKFTVEQIKQALTSKTKALVLNSPSNPTGMVYSKEELAEIADLAVEYGIFVISDEIYEKLIYDDFEHVSIASINDKIKEQTIIVNGVSKAYSMTGWRIGYTASNAPIAKIMANIQSHATSNPNSIAQKAALAAITGPQDIVGTMVGEFVRRRDYMVERINAIPGLSCLKPNGAFYVMMNISKIIGSTFAGRRINGSDDFADLLLEQAQVALVPGSGFGIDTHVRLSYATSMENITEGLNRIENFLLSLT, from the coding sequence ATGAATTTGTCAAAAAAAGGATTATCGATTCATCCTTCACCCACTTTATCGATAGACGCAAAAGCAAAGAAGATGCGTTCTGAAGGCGTCGATGTGATCGGCTTTGGTGCAGGCGAACCGGATTTCGATACACCTGATCATGTGAAACAGGCGGCCATCGCAGCGATTGAAGCGGGCTTTACCAAGTATACCCCGGCTTCGGGCACGTTGGAGTTAAAACAGGCCATCTGCGATAAACTGAAAGCAGAAAACGGTGTCGACTATGCGCCGGCGAACATCATCGTCAGCAACGGCGCCAAACACTCCTTGGTGAACGCCTTCGAGGCTATCTGCAACCCCGGCGATGAAGTCATCATCCCTGCGCCCTACTGGGTCAGCTATCCGGAGATGGTGAAACTGGTTGACGCCGTTCCCGTCTTCGTGTACACCACGGAAGAGAGCCGTTTCAAATTCACCGTCGAACAGATCAAGCAGGCTTTGACCTCGAAGACAAAAGCCCTCGTCCTGAACAGCCCGAGCAACCCCACCGGCATGGTCTATTCGAAAGAGGAACTGGCTGAGATCGCCGATCTGGCCGTCGAGTATGGCATTTTTGTCATTTCCGATGAAATCTATGAGAAGCTGATTTACGATGACTTTGAGCATGTGAGCATCGCTTCCATTAACGATAAGATCAAGGAACAGACGATCATCGTCAACGGCGTATCCAAGGCTTATTCGATGACAGGCTGGCGGATCGGTTACACGGCGTCCAATGCTCCCATCGCCAAAATCATGGCCAACATCCAGAGCCATGCCACGTCAAACCCGAACTCGATCGCCCAAAAGGCCGCCCTTGCTGCGATCACCGGTCCCCAAGACATCGTCGGCACGATGGTCGGCGAATTTGTCCGCAGAAGAGACTATATGGTCGAGCGGATCAACGCCATCCCGGGATTGTCCTGTCTCAAACCCAATGGCGCCTTTTACGTGATGATGAACATATCGAAGATCATCGGCAGTACCTTTGCAGGCAGGAGGATCAACGGTTCCGACGACTTCGCCGACCTGCTCCTGGAGCAGGCGCAGGTCGCTCTGGTTCCCGGATCGGGCTTCGGTATCGACACCCATGTCCGTCTGTCCTACGCCACCTCCATGGAGAACATCACGGAAGGTTTGAACCGAATCGAGAACTTTTTGCTCAGCCTCACCTAA
- a CDS encoding manganese catalase family protein — MWIYEKKLQYPVRVEKCDIGMAKFLFAQYGGPDSELAAALRYLTQRYTMPTKKAKGLLTDIGTEELAHLEVIATLIYKLIDGVPAEKLRETGLGGFYAQHDNALYYADANGVPWTAAYIQATGDPITDLHENLAAEQKARVTYEHLINLTDDPGVKDVLRFLREREVVHFQRFGEALDDVQFFMDRKSCY, encoded by the coding sequence ATGTGGATTTATGAGAAAAAGCTCCAGTACCCCGTCCGAGTGGAGAAGTGCGACATCGGCATGGCGAAGTTCCTTTTCGCCCAGTACGGCGGACCTGATTCAGAGCTGGCCGCCGCGTTGCGGTACCTGACGCAGCGGTATACGATGCCTACGAAGAAGGCTAAGGGGCTGCTCACCGATATCGGCACAGAAGAACTGGCCCACCTGGAAGTGATCGCCACCCTCATCTACAAACTGATCGATGGTGTTCCGGCAGAAAAGCTGCGTGAAACCGGATTAGGCGGTTTTTATGCCCAGCACGACAATGCCCTCTACTATGCCGACGCCAATGGCGTTCCCTGGACAGCCGCCTATATTCAGGCAACCGGCGATCCTATCACAGATCTCCATGAAAACCTGGCAGCAGAACAGAAGGCCCGCGTCACCTATGAGCACCTCATCAACCTGACAGACGATCCCGGTGTCAAAGACGTCCTCCGCTTCCTCCGAGAGCGGGAAGTGGTCCACTTCCAGCGCTTTGGCGAGGCCCTGGACGATGTGCAGTTTTTTATGGATCGGAAGAGCTGTTACTGA
- the gpmI gene encoding 2,3-bisphosphoglycerate-independent phosphoglycerate mutase, whose translation MLIVLDGWGLREDVEGNTLKIASLPNYQRLLETYPHTSIQASGEYVGLPKGQIGNSEVGHLNIGAGRVVYQELTRISKAVETGELEKNQVLAAAMDRLKGTDKGLHLMGLLSDGGVHSHIDHLFALLDMAAARGVEQIFVHAFLDGRDVPPANAQEYIDSLEKKLGQLGRGQLATVSGRYYAMDRDQRWERVEKAWDAMVYGRGEKATLGRSAVEAAYHARVTDEFVPPTVIVDGKGEPKGTIKDGDSVIFFNFRADRARQLTRAFVDADFSGFDRGPLAPQVHFCCLTQYDATIDAPVAFMPQNLENTFGEVIAKAGLRQLRIAETEKYAHVTFFFNGGVEEPNVGEERILVPSPKVATYNLQPEMSAREVTDRVLAEIEAEKYDVIILNYANPDMVGHTGMLPAAIQAVEAVDKCLGRVAAAVLAKGGALLITADHGNVEMMIDPHDGGPHTAHTTDLVPVILVSDRHKDRQLRPAGALEDIAPTLLALLGLEAPPEMTGKSLIL comes from the coding sequence ATGCTTATCGTCCTTGACGGTTGGGGCCTGCGGGAAGATGTGGAAGGAAATACGCTGAAGATCGCCAGCCTCCCCAACTATCAGCGCCTGCTGGAGACCTACCCACATACGTCCATCCAGGCTTCCGGCGAGTATGTGGGCCTACCGAAAGGGCAGATCGGCAACTCTGAAGTGGGTCATCTGAATATCGGCGCCGGTCGCGTCGTCTACCAGGAATTGACCCGCATCTCTAAGGCAGTGGAGACAGGAGAACTGGAAAAAAATCAGGTCCTCGCGGCGGCCATGGACCGATTAAAAGGAACCGACAAGGGGCTCCACCTGATGGGACTGCTTTCCGACGGCGGCGTGCACAGCCATATAGACCATCTCTTTGCCCTCCTCGATATGGCCGCGGCGCGCGGCGTCGAGCAGATCTTCGTTCACGCCTTTTTGGACGGCCGCGACGTGCCGCCTGCTAACGCCCAGGAGTACATCGATTCCCTGGAAAAGAAGCTGGGGCAGCTTGGCCGGGGACAATTGGCCACCGTCAGCGGCCGCTACTACGCCATGGACCGCGATCAGCGCTGGGAACGCGTTGAAAAAGCCTGGGACGCCATGGTCTACGGGCGCGGTGAAAAGGCGACGCTCGGCCGTTCCGCCGTTGAAGCCGCCTACCATGCCCGCGTCACCGATGAGTTTGTGCCGCCGACGGTGATCGTCGACGGCAAAGGCGAGCCGAAGGGAACCATCAAGGACGGCGACTCGGTGATCTTTTTCAACTTCCGAGCCGACCGGGCGCGTCAGCTGACGCGGGCCTTTGTGGACGCCGACTTTTCCGGCTTTGACCGCGGACCCCTGGCGCCGCAGGTGCATTTTTGCTGCCTGACCCAGTATGACGCCACCATCGATGCGCCGGTGGCCTTCATGCCCCAGAACCTGGAGAACACCTTCGGCGAGGTGATCGCCAAGGCCGGTTTGCGCCAGCTGCGCATCGCCGAGACGGAGAAATATGCCCATGTGACCTTCTTCTTTAACGGCGGCGTGGAAGAACCGAACGTCGGCGAGGAACGCATTCTCGTTCCGTCGCCGAAAGTGGCGACCTACAACCTGCAGCCGGAGATGAGCGCCAGAGAGGTGACTGACAGGGTATTGGCTGAGATTGAGGCGGAAAAATACGATGTCATCATCCTGAATTACGCCAACCCCGATATGGTCGGTCACACAGGCATGCTGCCGGCAGCCATTCAGGCCGTCGAGGCTGTGGACAAGTGCCTGGGCCGTGTCGCAGCGGCGGTGCTGGCAAAAGGCGGCGCCCTGTTGATCACGGCAGACCACGGCAACGTGGAAATGATGATCGACCCCCATGATGGCGGTCCCCATACGGCCCATACGACCGATCTGGTGCCCGTCATCCTCGTCAGCGACCGTCACAAAGACCGGCAACTGCGCCCTGCCGGCGCCCTAGAGGACATCGCGCCGACGTTGCTGGCACTGCTCGGCCTGGAGGCGCCGCCGGAGATGACGGGAAAGTCCCTCATCCTGTAG
- the tatB gene encoding Sec-independent protein translocase protein TatB — protein sequence MFNIGFPELLLIFIVALIVLGPGKLPEVGRSVGKALGEFRRAADGLTSQLKEAMAPVKEIKSAVDDVAAPVREVRSAVTDPKGYVADKAKERLLGRATEIRTEQTAVQSTDRATDQPTDQPTDQSTDQSTDQSTDQSTDRATDQSTGQPTDQPKEQSKEQSKDRSKDQSISPTFDPAGKTAEKSIETDKPAQPAAKIEQKDGERR from the coding sequence GTGTTCAACATCGGCTTTCCCGAACTCCTGTTGATCTTCATCGTTGCCCTCATCGTCCTCGGTCCCGGCAAACTGCCGGAAGTGGGACGGAGCGTCGGCAAGGCCCTCGGCGAATTCCGGCGAGCCGCCGACGGTCTTACATCGCAATTGAAAGAAGCGATGGCTCCCGTCAAAGAGATAAAGTCTGCCGTTGATGATGTGGCCGCGCCTGTCCGGGAAGTCCGTTCCGCAGTGACCGACCCGAAAGGGTACGTGGCAGATAAGGCAAAAGAAAGGCTGCTGGGAAGGGCGACCGAAATAAGGACCGAACAAACAGCCGTCCAATCGACAGACCGAGCGACAGACCAACCGACAGACCAACCGACAGACCAATCGACAGACCAATCGACAGACCAATCGACAGACCAATCGACAGACCGAGCGACAGACCAATCGACAGGCCAACCGACAGACCAACCGAAAGAACAATCGAAAGAACAATCGAAAGATCGATCGAAAGACCAATCGATTTCGCCAACCTTTGACCCTGCTGGGAAGACTGCAGAAAAGTCCATAGAGACAGACAAACCGGCGCAACCGGCGGCGAAGATTGAACAAAAGGATGGTGAGCGTCGATGA
- a CDS encoding HDIG domain-containing metalloprotein, producing MDSPSNLPSREAALKLLARYNSNRNLFNHMLACEAVMGALAQRFGADEAKWRLAGLLHDIDYDQTKDDPLRHSQVGADILAEAGYPDDVVYAVRVHNDVHGLPRLSRMDKALYAVDPLTGLIVAGALIKKEKDVRLIDTDFLLKRFKEKSFARGARRDQIEACSEIDLSLEVFISIGLEAMQAIAPELGIAGK from the coding sequence ATGGACTCCCCATCTAATCTGCCGTCGCGGGAAGCGGCATTGAAACTCCTAGCCCGGTACAACAGCAACCGCAACCTCTTTAACCACATGCTCGCTTGTGAAGCTGTCATGGGCGCCCTCGCCCAACGGTTTGGTGCCGATGAGGCCAAGTGGCGCCTGGCCGGCTTGCTGCATGACATCGATTATGACCAGACAAAAGATGATCCCCTGCGGCACAGCCAGGTGGGCGCAGACATCCTGGCTGAAGCGGGATACCCGGACGATGTTGTCTACGCCGTCCGCGTCCACAACGACGTCCACGGCCTGCCCCGCCTGAGCCGGATGGACAAAGCCCTGTACGCCGTCGATCCCTTGACCGGCCTGATCGTCGCCGGTGCGTTGATTAAAAAAGAAAAAGACGTGCGCCTCATAGACACCGACTTTTTGCTGAAACGGTTCAAAGAAAAGAGCTTCGCCCGGGGTGCCCGACGCGATCAGATCGAGGCTTGCAGCGAGATCGACCTGAGCCTCGAAGTATTTATCAGCATCGGCCTCGAGGCCATGCAAGCGATTGCTCCAGAACTCGGGATCGCAGGCAAATAA
- a CDS encoding spore coat associated protein CotJA: protein MPIPPCAPMPMPMPMEPIGRQPLPIPMPMPPCAPMPVEPVAREPMEHRPAPCDPCESYDPAITVPPEMMKPGWKLAQAFVPYQQYCPPFYPPAEALCKGTIFPGLYRPYCHDRHRR from the coding sequence ATGCCCATCCCCCCTTGCGCGCCCATGCCGATGCCCATGCCGATGGAACCGATAGGGCGCCAACCGCTGCCGATACCGATGCCCATGCCCCCCTGCGCACCCATGCCTGTCGAGCCCGTCGCTCGTGAACCTATGGAACACCGGCCGGCACCCTGTGACCCATGCGAGTCATACGACCCTGCCATCACGGTACCGCCGGAGATGATGAAACCCGGTTGGAAACTGGCCCAGGCCTTTGTGCCTTACCAGCAGTATTGCCCGCCCTTCTACCCGCCTGCAGAAGCGCTCTGCAAGGGAACGATTTTCCCCGGTCTCTACCGCCCCTACTGCCACGACCGGCACCGTCGATGA
- a CDS encoding sodium-translocating pyrophosphatase, with protein sequence MNYPLIAAVAGVVGLLFAAYLAVSVLKEDQGTQRMKEISQAIFEGAMAFLNRQYKTLIPFAVVIFGALLAGNWGNQKLAWGQAISFLVGAGFSAVAGYVGMTIATKSNARTTAAAMRGLNEALSVAFRGGAVMGMSVAGLGLLGVSVLYIVFEDAVIINSFAFGASVIALFARVGGGIYTKAADVGADLVGKVEAGIPEDDPRNPAVIADNVGDNVGDTAGMGADLYESYAATTIAAMLIGVTVFPGRLEGLYYPLLIGAAGIIAAIIASFLVRTTEDGDPQMALNKGLWGTNFLTAIATYFIAASLFEGVTADPKVFPSGVPIGLTISVVAGLLVNVAVGWVTEYYTSYNYKPAQHIASSSLTGPATNIIAGIGVGLKSTALPIIVIVIAIAVSYQFAGIYGIAMAAMGMLCTAGMVVAIDSFGPVADNAGGIAEMAELGPEVRKKTDKLDAVGNTTAAVAKGFAIGSAALTALALFTAFAEEVIKSPGVASALAGGHFVLNLLEPKIIIGLFIGGTVPFLFCAFAMEAVGKAAFDMIGEVRRQFREIPGLMEGKAKPDYARCVDISTRAAIRQMIAPGLLAVITPLIVGFSFGAQALGGMLAGVTVAGVLLAIFMANAGGAWDNAKKYIESGKHGGKGTEAHAAAVIGDTVGDPFKDTAGPSLNALIKVTGTISLIIAPFLNL encoded by the coding sequence GTGAATTACCCGTTGATCGCGGCGGTGGCCGGCGTCGTCGGCCTTCTCTTTGCCGCCTATCTGGCTGTAAGCGTCTTAAAAGAGGACCAAGGGACCCAGCGCATGAAAGAGATCTCTCAAGCGATTTTTGAAGGGGCCATGGCCTTTTTGAACCGCCAGTACAAAACCCTCATCCCCTTTGCGGTGGTCATCTTCGGCGCCTTGCTGGCCGGCAACTGGGGCAACCAGAAACTTGCCTGGGGGCAAGCCATCTCCTTCCTGGTCGGCGCCGGTTTCTCCGCCGTTGCCGGTTATGTGGGCATGACCATCGCCACCAAGTCCAACGCCCGGACGACGGCTGCGGCGATGCGCGGCCTCAATGAAGCCCTGTCGGTCGCCTTCCGCGGCGGCGCTGTCATGGGCATGTCTGTCGCCGGACTCGGTCTGCTCGGTGTCTCCGTCCTCTACATCGTCTTCGAGGATGCTGTCATCATCAACTCCTTCGCCTTCGGCGCCTCCGTCATCGCCCTCTTCGCCCGTGTCGGCGGCGGCATCTACACCAAGGCGGCCGACGTCGGCGCTGACCTGGTCGGCAAGGTCGAGGCCGGCATCCCGGAAGACGACCCGCGCAACCCTGCCGTCATCGCAGACAACGTAGGCGATAACGTAGGTGACACGGCCGGCATGGGTGCTGACCTCTACGAGTCCTATGCAGCCACCACCATCGCCGCCATGTTGATCGGCGTCACCGTCTTCCCGGGCCGTCTGGAAGGTCTTTACTACCCGCTGCTTATCGGCGCCGCCGGGATCATTGCCGCCATCATCGCCTCCTTTCTGGTGCGCACCACCGAAGACGGCGATCCGCAGATGGCCCTGAACAAAGGCCTCTGGGGCACCAACTTCCTGACGGCGATCGCCACCTACTTCATCGCCGCTTCCCTCTTCGAGGGCGTCACGGCCGATCCGAAGGTATTTCCTTCCGGTGTGCCCATCGGCCTGACGATCTCTGTCGTCGCCGGCCTGCTCGTCAACGTGGCCGTCGGCTGGGTCACCGAATACTACACCTCCTACAACTATAAACCGGCCCAACATATCGCCTCGTCCTCTCTGACCGGCCCGGCTACGAACATCATCGCCGGCATCGGCGTAGGTCTCAAATCGACAGCCTTACCTATTATTGTGATTGTCATTGCGATTGCTGTCTCCTACCAGTTCGCCGGGATCTACGGCATTGCCATGGCCGCCATGGGCATGCTCTGCACGGCTGGCATGGTCGTCGCCATCGACTCCTTCGGTCCTGTCGCCGACAACGCCGGCGGCATCGCCGAGATGGCCGAGCTGGGGCCGGAAGTCCGGAAAAAGACGGACAAGCTGGATGCTGTCGGCAATACCACCGCTGCCGTGGCTAAGGGCTTCGCCATCGGTTCGGCAGCGCTCACCGCCTTAGCGCTGTTCACCGCCTTCGCCGAAGAGGTCATCAAATCGCCCGGCGTCGCCAGCGCCTTAGCCGGCGGCCACTTCGTCCTTAACCTGCTCGAACCGAAGATCATCATCGGCCTCTTCATCGGCGGCACCGTGCCCTTCCTCTTCTGTGCCTTTGCCATGGAGGCCGTCGGCAAAGCCGCCTTTGATATGATCGGTGAGGTCCGCCGCCAGTTCCGAGAGATCCCCGGTCTGATGGAAGGCAAAGCCAAGCCCGATTATGCCCGTTGTGTCGATATCTCCACCCGGGCGGCCATTCGTCAGATGATCGCCCCCGGCCTCTTGGCCGTCATCACGCCGCTCATCGTCGGCTTCAGCTTTGGCGCACAGGCATTAGGCGGCATGCTCGCCGGTGTCACCGTCGCAGGCGTTCTGTTAGCCATCTTCATGGCCAACGCCGGCGGTGCCTGGGACAATGCCAAGAAGTACATCGAGAGCGGTAAACATGGCGGGAAGGGGACGGAAGCCCACGCCGCTGCCGTCATTGGCGACACCGTCGGCGATCCCTTCAAAGACACCGCTGGACCCTCTTTGAACGCCTTGATCAAGGTGACCGGCACCATTTCCCTGATCATTGCCCCCTTCCTGAACCTGTAA
- the secG gene encoding preprotein translocase subunit SecG — translation MTTFIIIVHIIASIGLMASVVMQSGKSAGLSGAIAGGAESFFGKKKGLDDLLSKLTVVFAAIYLLSALGLSMVG, via the coding sequence TTGACCACATTTATCATCATTGTTCACATCATCGCCAGCATCGGCTTGATGGCCTCTGTCGTTATGCAATCGGGAAAAAGCGCCGGCCTGTCTGGAGCGATCGCCGGCGGGGCTGAAAGCTTTTTTGGCAAGAAAAAAGGGCTCGACGACTTGCTCAGCAAGCTGACGGTGGTCTTTGCTGCAATCTACTTGCTCAGTGCCCTGGGGCTTTCCATGGTGGGTTGA
- the eno gene encoding phosphopyruvate hydratase: MSVIAEIYAREILDSRGNPTVEVDVVLEDGTRGRAAVPSGASTGAYEAVELRDGDKERYLGKGVQNAVDNVNLEIAPELIGWDVTRQMEIDRRMIELDGTPNKGRLGANAILGVSMACAKAAAQFVGLPLYQYLGGVFARELPVPMMNILNGGKHADNNVDIQEFMVMPVGATSFSEGLRMGVEVFHALKKVLKGKGMNTAVGDEGGFAPNLSSNEEALQVIIEAVKAAGYNPGTDILLAVDAAASEMYKDGKYHLEGEGKVKSSAEMVDYWEDLVNRYPIISIEDGLNEDDWDGWKLLTDRLGKRVQLVGDDLFVTNTEKLEKGMEMGVGNSILIKVNQIGTITETLAAIEMARRAGYTSVISHRSGETEDATIADLAVAVNAGQIKTGAPSRTDRVAKYNQLLRIEEELDEQALYRGKKTFFNLERR; the protein is encoded by the coding sequence ATGTCTGTGATCGCTGAAATCTATGCCCGTGAGATCCTGGACTCGCGAGGGAATCCGACCGTGGAGGTCGATGTGGTGCTGGAAGACGGGACACGGGGTCGGGCGGCGGTGCCGTCGGGGGCATCCACCGGCGCTTATGAGGCGGTGGAACTGCGCGATGGTGACAAGGAGCGCTACCTGGGCAAGGGCGTCCAGAACGCTGTCGACAATGTGAACCTGGAAATCGCGCCGGAGCTGATCGGCTGGGACGTGACCCGCCAGATGGAAATCGACCGGCGCATGATCGAGCTGGACGGCACGCCCAACAAGGGGCGCCTTGGCGCGAACGCGATCCTGGGGGTCTCCATGGCTTGCGCCAAAGCGGCGGCCCAGTTTGTCGGCTTGCCCCTCTACCAGTATCTGGGCGGCGTTTTTGCCCGGGAACTGCCTGTCCCCATGATGAACATCCTCAACGGCGGCAAGCATGCCGACAACAACGTGGACATCCAGGAGTTCATGGTCATGCCTGTCGGCGCGACCAGCTTTTCCGAAGGCCTGCGCATGGGCGTTGAGGTCTTCCATGCCCTCAAAAAGGTGCTCAAAGGCAAAGGGATGAATACGGCTGTCGGCGATGAGGGCGGCTTCGCCCCCAACCTGTCTTCCAACGAGGAAGCCCTCCAGGTGATCATCGAGGCCGTCAAGGCGGCAGGCTACAACCCGGGCACGGACATCCTGCTCGCCGTCGACGCCGCCGCTTCGGAGATGTACAAAGACGGCAAGTACCACCTGGAAGGGGAGGGGAAGGTCAAGTCCTCTGCCGAGATGGTCGACTACTGGGAAGACCTCGTCAACCGCTACCCCATCATTTCCATCGAAGACGGCCTGAACGAAGACGACTGGGACGGTTGGAAACTGCTCACCGACCGCCTCGGCAAGCGGGTGCAGCTCGTCGGCGACGACCTCTTTGTCACCAACACAGAGAAGCTGGAAAAGGGCATGGAGATGGGTGTCGGCAACTCCATCTTGATCAAGGTCAACCAGATCGGCACGATCACGGAAACGCTGGCCGCCATCGAAATGGCGCGCCGGGCCGGCTATACCTCTGTCATCTCTCACCGCTCCGGCGAGACGGAAGACGCCACCATCGCCGACCTGGCCGTCGCGGTCAACGCCGGACAGATTAAGACAGGCGCGCCCTCCCGGACCGACCGCGTTGCCAAGTACAACCAACTGCTGCGCATCGAAGAAGAACTGGACGAGCAGGCCCTCTATCGCGGCAAGAAGACCTTCTTCAACCTCGAACGGCGTTAG
- a CDS encoding spore coat protein CotJB, whose translation MDRHQLELLRRIQELEFVAVDLNLFLDTHPNDKAALRDFTRVTDELKKLKHAYEQRYALLTVEGYCPGRYPWNWIETPWPWEIDYC comes from the coding sequence ATGGACCGGCACCAGTTAGAACTGCTCCGGCGCATCCAGGAATTGGAGTTTGTCGCCGTTGACTTGAACCTTTTTTTGGACACCCACCCGAACGACAAAGCCGCCCTGCGGGACTTTACCCGCGTCACCGATGAACTAAAAAAGCTGAAACACGCCTATGAACAACGGTACGCCCTATTGACAGTAGAAGGGTACTGCCCCGGACGGTACCCCTGGAACTGGATCGAGACGCCTTGGCCTTGGGAAATCGATTACTGCTGA
- the smpB gene encoding SsrA-binding protein SmpB: MGDGHKVLCENRRARHDYHIDETYEAGMALKGTEIKSLRQGKGNLKDAFARVENGEVLLYNMHISPFEQGHSFNHEPTRTRKLLLHRNEIRKLSAATYQKGLTLVPLRVYLKRGYAKLELAIARGKKLYDKRDAIARRDAEREMARAMRQREKGE, encoded by the coding sequence ATGGGTGACGGCCATAAAGTCCTCTGCGAGAACCGGCGCGCCCGCCACGATTACCATATCGATGAGACCTACGAGGCCGGCATGGCGCTGAAGGGGACAGAGATCAAGTCGCTCCGTCAAGGCAAGGGCAATCTGAAAGACGCCTTCGCCCGCGTCGAAAACGGGGAAGTCCTGCTCTACAACATGCACATCAGCCCCTTCGAACAGGGCCACAGCTTCAACCACGAGCCGACGCGCACCCGCAAGCTGCTCTTGCATCGGAACGAGATCCGCAAGCTGAGTGCTGCCACCTACCAAAAAGGACTGACCCTCGTGCCCTTGCGCGTCTACTTAAAGCGGGGCTATGCCAAGCTGGAACTGGCCATCGCTCGCGGGAAAAAGCTCTACGACAAGCGTGACGCCATCGCTCGTCGCGATGCTGAACGGGAGATGGCTCGAGCCATGCGGCAGCGGGAAAAGGGAGAGTAA
- a CDS encoding PaaI family thioesterase yields the protein MTISLTDDGMCFCCGQNNPIGLKLAFAWEGDDYVTYFTPGAVHQSYAGITHGGIVSTVLDEVMGRIMSSRGIPAVTARMEVRFRHAVPTGERVRFAARIVRERGKVIDASATAVLADGRIAAEATGRFLVHAAPASSEETAM from the coding sequence ATGACGATCAGCCTGACCGATGACGGCATGTGTTTTTGTTGCGGCCAAAACAACCCCATCGGCTTGAAGCTCGCCTTCGCCTGGGAAGGAGACGACTATGTAACCTACTTCACCCCCGGGGCGGTGCACCAGAGCTACGCCGGCATCACCCATGGCGGCATCGTCTCAACGGTGCTCGACGAGGTGATGGGGCGGATCATGTCGTCGAGAGGCATCCCTGCCGTCACCGCCCGCATGGAGGTTCGTTTTCGCCATGCTGTTCCGACGGGCGAACGGGTTCGCTTTGCTGCTCGCATCGTCCGGGAACGAGGAAAGGTGATCGACGCGTCAGCGACGGCTGTCCTCGCTGACGGCCGCATCGCTGCGGAGGCGACAGGGCGCTTTTTGGTGCACGCAGCACCAGCCTCTTCTGAAGAGACGGCAATGTAG